One part of the Mycobacterium marinum genome encodes these proteins:
- a CDS encoding RNA polymerase sigma factor — protein sequence MANLDGVFRREWGSAVAALARWSGDLTIAEDAVQEACAEALRAWPRDGVPDSPGGWLVTVARNRARDRLRRESARPAKELAYVVNDIGAIRARTEHSDPHPVRDDELRMMFTCAHPALDRQSQLALTLRLVSGLTVTEIARALLQTDAAIGQRITRAKNKIRHANIPLRVPPAELLPERTPHVLGCIYSVFTEGYWATAGPSAIRDELCDEGVRLTQELCALMPQEPETHALAALVLLHDSRRATRVDEAGALVPLDEQDRSRWDHGRIARGLDRLRRASGSRGPYLPQAVIAALHATAPSWEHTDWTTICAAYDRLLQLTDSPVVLANRALAVGFRDGPDAGLAALEEVAHDPRLSHSNLVASARADLLRRAGRGAEALRWYRVALDSNGSEPSRGFLQRRIAECQG from the coding sequence ATGGCCAACCTGGACGGCGTCTTCCGCCGGGAGTGGGGATCTGCCGTCGCCGCGCTGGCGCGGTGGTCCGGCGACCTCACCATCGCTGAGGACGCCGTCCAGGAAGCCTGTGCCGAGGCGCTGCGCGCCTGGCCCCGGGACGGCGTACCCGACAGTCCCGGCGGCTGGCTGGTCACGGTGGCGCGCAACCGCGCGCGAGACCGGCTCCGACGCGAATCCGCTCGTCCCGCGAAAGAATTGGCCTACGTCGTGAACGACATCGGTGCTATCCGGGCGCGAACCGAACACAGCGACCCACATCCGGTTCGCGACGATGAGCTGCGCATGATGTTCACCTGCGCGCACCCGGCACTGGACCGCCAATCGCAACTGGCACTGACGCTGCGGTTGGTGTCCGGGTTGACCGTCACCGAGATCGCCCGGGCACTATTGCAGACCGATGCGGCCATCGGTCAGCGCATCACCCGCGCCAAGAACAAGATCCGCCATGCCAACATCCCGCTGCGGGTGCCGCCCGCGGAACTGTTGCCCGAACGCACACCTCACGTACTGGGCTGCATCTACTCGGTGTTCACCGAGGGGTATTGGGCGACGGCAGGCCCGTCGGCGATTCGCGACGAGCTCTGCGATGAGGGGGTCCGGCTGACGCAAGAGCTGTGCGCGCTGATGCCGCAGGAGCCGGAGACGCATGCCCTGGCGGCGCTGGTGTTACTGCATGATTCACGACGGGCGACGCGGGTGGACGAGGCCGGGGCCCTGGTGCCCCTCGACGAGCAAGACCGGTCCCGATGGGATCACGGCCGCATCGCCCGTGGACTGGACCGGCTGCGGCGGGCCAGCGGATCCAGGGGACCCTATCTACCGCAAGCGGTGATCGCCGCATTGCATGCGACCGCGCCGTCCTGGGAGCACACCGACTGGACCACCATCTGCGCGGCATATGACCGGCTGTTGCAGCTGACGGACTCGCCGGTGGTGCTAGCCAACCGCGCGCTGGCGGTGGGTTTCCGCGATGGTCCCGACGCCGGCCTGGCCGCGCTGGAAGAAGTTGCCCACGACCCGCGGCTGAGCCACTCGAACCTGGTTGCGTCGGCGCGGGCCGACCTGTTGCGACGCGCCGGACGAGGCGCCGAGGCGCTCCGGTGGTATCGAGTTGCGCTGGACTCCAACGGCTCCGAACCGAGCCGCGGGTTCCTGCAACGGCGCATCGCCGAATGTCAGGGGTAG
- the nusG gene encoding transcription termination/antitermination protein NusG — protein MTTFDGDTSAGEAVDLQEPGIPADVEVPAEEVDPAVALKAELRSKPGEWYVVHSYAGYENKVKANLETRVQNLDVGDYIFQVEVPTEEVTEIKNGQRKQVNRKVLPGYILVRMDLTDDSWAAVRNTPGVTGFVGATSRPSALTLDDVVKFLLPRGAAKKTAKAASTAAVAEAGGLERPVLEVDYEVGESVTVMDGPFATLPATINEVNAEQQKLKVLVSIFGRETPVELTFNQVSKI, from the coding sequence GTGACTACCTTCGACGGTGACACGTCCGCGGGTGAGGCGGTCGACCTGCAAGAGCCCGGTATCCCTGCGGACGTAGAGGTCCCGGCTGAAGAGGTCGACCCGGCCGTTGCGCTCAAAGCGGAGCTGCGCAGTAAGCCCGGCGAGTGGTACGTCGTGCACTCCTACGCGGGCTACGAGAACAAGGTCAAAGCCAACCTCGAAACCCGTGTGCAGAACCTTGACGTCGGCGACTACATCTTCCAGGTGGAAGTGCCCACCGAAGAGGTGACCGAGATCAAGAACGGCCAGCGCAAGCAGGTCAACCGCAAGGTGCTGCCCGGCTACATCCTGGTGCGCATGGACCTGACCGATGATTCCTGGGCCGCGGTACGCAACACGCCCGGAGTCACCGGGTTCGTCGGTGCGACCTCGCGTCCGTCGGCGCTCACCCTTGACGACGTGGTGAAGTTCCTCTTGCCGCGGGGTGCCGCGAAGAAGACCGCCAAGGCCGCCAGCACCGCCGCCGTCGCCGAAGCGGGCGGCTTGGAACGCCCGGTGCTCGAGGTCGACTACGAAGTCGGCGAATCGGTCACCGTCATGGACGGACCGTTTGCCACCCTGCCGGCGACAATCAACGAGGTCAACGCGGAGCAGCAGAAGCTCAAGGTGCTGGTCTCCATCTTCGGCCGGGAAACACCGGTGGAATTGACCTTTAACCAGGTCTCCAAGATCTAA
- the hadA gene encoding (3R)-hydroxyacyl-ACP dehydratase subunit HadA: MALTEDIVGMHFRYPDHYVVEREKIREYAEAVLNDDASFFEEGAAADLGYKGLLAPLTFISVFGYKAQSEFFKYANIEVSDQQIVQVDQVLKFAKPIVAGAKLYCDVYVDSMRRAHGTEIIVTKNIITNEAGDVVQETYTTLAGRAGEDGEEGFSDATA; the protein is encoded by the coding sequence GTGGCCTTGACCGAAGACATCGTCGGGATGCATTTCCGGTATCCCGACCATTATGTGGTGGAGCGGGAAAAGATCCGCGAGTATGCCGAGGCTGTCCTGAACGACGACGCGTCGTTCTTTGAGGAAGGGGCGGCCGCGGACCTCGGATATAAGGGTTTGTTGGCTCCGTTGACGTTCATCAGCGTGTTTGGGTACAAGGCGCAGTCGGAGTTTTTCAAGTATGCGAACATCGAGGTCAGCGACCAGCAGATCGTCCAGGTCGACCAAGTGTTGAAGTTCGCCAAGCCAATCGTCGCCGGCGCCAAGCTCTACTGCGACGTATACGTGGATTCGATGCGGCGGGCGCATGGCACTGAGATCATCGTGACCAAGAACATCATCACCAACGAAGCCGGTGACGTCGTACAAGAGACCTACACGACCCTCGCGGGCCGTGCCGGCGAGGATGGGGAAGAAGGATTTTCTGATGCCACTGCGTGA
- the secE gene encoding preprotein translocase subunit SecE: protein MSDEGDAANDATSDGGATEDDRASGGRTALVTKSAVRPQRPTGKRSRQRATAAEDADDEQSSTEAQASEEGAKKDAKKETSKAAKAKKPKTASKPAARAASPFVFVYNYLKQVVAEMRKVIWPNRKQMLTYTSVVLVFLAFMVALVGSADLGLSKLMLLVFG from the coding sequence GTGAGCGACGAGGGCGACGCTGCCAACGACGCCACGAGTGACGGCGGCGCAACTGAGGACGACCGCGCCAGCGGTGGCCGGACTGCGCTGGTAACCAAATCGGCGGTGCGGCCCCAACGCCCGACCGGCAAGCGGTCCAGGCAGCGCGCGACGGCAGCCGAAGACGCCGACGACGAGCAGTCATCGACCGAGGCCCAGGCGTCCGAGGAAGGTGCCAAAAAGGACGCCAAAAAGGAAACGTCGAAGGCTGCCAAGGCCAAGAAGCCGAAGACGGCCAGCAAGCCGGCGGCGCGGGCCGCTAGCCCGTTCGTATTCGTCTACAACTACCTGAAGCAGGTTGTAGCCGAGATGCGGAAGGTGATCTGGCCCAACCGCAAGCAGATGCTCACCTACACGTCAGTGGTGCTGGTGTTTCTGGCCTTCATGGTGGCGCTGGTCGGCAGCGCCGATTTGGGCTTGAGCAAGCTCATGCTGTTGGTGTTCGGCTGA
- the rplK gene encoding 50S ribosomal protein L11: MAPKKKVAGLIKLQIVAGQANPAPPVGPALGQHGVNIMEFCKAYNAATESQRGNVIPVEITVYEDRSFTFALKTPPAAKLLLKAAGVAKGSAEPHKTKVAKVTWDQVREIAETKKTDLNANDIDAAAKIIAGTARSMGITVE; the protein is encoded by the coding sequence ATGGCCCCGAAGAAGAAAGTCGCCGGTCTGATCAAGCTGCAGATCGTAGCTGGGCAGGCCAACCCGGCACCGCCAGTCGGCCCCGCGTTGGGCCAGCACGGCGTCAACATCATGGAGTTCTGCAAGGCGTACAACGCCGCGACGGAAAGCCAGCGTGGCAACGTTATTCCGGTGGAGATCACGGTCTATGAGGACCGTAGCTTCACGTTCGCGCTGAAGACGCCGCCGGCCGCCAAGCTGCTGCTCAAGGCCGCGGGCGTGGCCAAGGGCTCCGCGGAGCCGCACAAGACCAAGGTCGCCAAGGTCACCTGGGATCAGGTTCGCGAAATCGCCGAGACCAAGAAGACGGACCTCAACGCCAACGACATCGACGCCGCTGCCAAGATCATCGCCGGCACCGCCCGGTCGATGGGCATCACCGTCGAATAG
- the hadC gene encoding (3R)-hydroxyacyl-ACP dehydratase subunit HadC, which translates to MALKTDIRGMTWQYPDYFEVGREQVRQFALSIKCDDPASFDEAAAAELGYRGIVAPITFVSIFAKLVQNDFFRNVDVGMETMQIVQVDQKFIFVKPVCAGDKLFARMDVHSVDERFGADIVVTKNTCINHDGELVLEAYTTLMGHEGDNSVQLKWDKESGQVIRTA; encoded by the coding sequence ATGGCTCTGAAGACTGACATCCGCGGGATGACTTGGCAATATCCGGACTACTTCGAGGTGGGCCGCGAGCAAGTTCGCCAATTCGCGTTATCGATCAAGTGCGATGATCCGGCCAGTTTCGATGAGGCCGCGGCAGCCGAACTGGGCTACCGGGGCATCGTTGCACCGATAACCTTCGTGTCGATCTTTGCCAAACTTGTCCAGAACGATTTCTTCAGGAATGTCGACGTGGGTATGGAGACGATGCAGATCGTCCAGGTCGACCAGAAGTTCATCTTCGTCAAACCGGTGTGTGCGGGCGACAAGCTCTTTGCCCGCATGGACGTGCATTCGGTGGACGAGCGTTTTGGCGCCGACATCGTCGTCACCAAGAACACGTGTATCAACCACGACGGTGAGCTGGTTCTGGAGGCATACACCACGCTGATGGGGCACGAGGGTGACAACTCCGTCCAGCTCAAATGGGACAAAGAATCCGGGCAGGTCATCAGAACCGCGTAA
- the rplA gene encoding 50S ribosomal protein L1 has translation MSKNSKAYRAAAEKVDRSNLYTPLQAAKLAKETSSTKQDATVEVAIRLGVDPRKADQMVRGTVNLPHGTGKTARVAVFAVGEKADAAVAAGADVVGSDDLIEKIQGGFLDFDAAIATPDQMAKVGRIARVLGPRGLMPNPKTGTVTPDVAKAVADIKGGKINFRVDKQANLHFVIGKASFEENKLAENYGAAIDEVLRLKPSASKGRYLKKITVSTTTGPGIPVDPSVTRNFTEA, from the coding sequence ATGAGCAAGAACAGCAAGGCATACCGCGCCGCGGCCGAGAAGGTGGACCGCAGCAACCTCTACACCCCCCTGCAGGCCGCCAAGCTGGCCAAGGAGACCTCATCGACCAAGCAGGATGCGACCGTCGAGGTGGCCATCCGGCTTGGTGTCGACCCGCGTAAGGCCGACCAGATGGTGCGTGGCACCGTCAACCTGCCGCACGGCACCGGTAAGACGGCCCGTGTCGCGGTGTTCGCGGTGGGTGAGAAGGCTGACGCTGCCGTCGCCGCTGGAGCCGACGTCGTCGGCAGCGACGACCTGATCGAGAAGATCCAGGGCGGCTTCCTGGACTTCGACGCCGCGATCGCGACGCCTGACCAGATGGCGAAAGTTGGGCGCATTGCCCGCGTGCTGGGCCCGCGCGGTCTGATGCCCAACCCCAAGACCGGCACCGTCACTCCCGACGTCGCCAAGGCCGTCGCCGACATCAAGGGCGGCAAGATCAACTTCCGGGTGGACAAGCAGGCCAACCTGCACTTCGTCATTGGCAAGGCGTCCTTCGAAGAGAACAAGCTGGCGGAGAACTACGGCGCCGCTATCGATGAGGTGCTGCGGCTCAAGCCGTCGGCGTCCAAGGGCCGCTACCTGAAGAAGATCACCGTGTCGACGACCACGGGTCCGGGCATCCCGGTCGACCCGTCGGTCACCCGGAACTTCACCGAGGCCTAA
- the hadB gene encoding (3R)-hydroxyacyl-ACP dehydratase subunit HadB, with amino-acid sequence MPLREFNSVKVGDQLPEKTYPLTRQDLVNYAGVSGDLNPIHWDDEIAKVVGLDTAIAHGMLTMGIGGGYVTSWVGDPGAVTEYNVRFTAVAPVPNDGKGAELVFSGRVKSVDPETKSVTIALTAMANGKKIFGRAIASAKLA; translated from the coding sequence ATGCCACTGCGTGAGTTCAACTCGGTCAAGGTCGGAGACCAGCTTCCGGAGAAGACCTATCCGCTCACCCGTCAGGATCTGGTGAACTATGCCGGTGTTTCGGGCGACCTGAACCCGATCCACTGGGACGACGAGATCGCCAAGGTAGTGGGCTTGGACACCGCGATCGCCCACGGCATGCTGACGATGGGTATCGGCGGCGGCTATGTCACGTCCTGGGTCGGGGACCCGGGCGCGGTGACCGAATACAACGTGCGTTTCACGGCCGTGGCGCCCGTACCCAACGACGGCAAGGGTGCCGAGCTGGTCTTCAGCGGCCGGGTCAAGTCGGTGGATCCGGAAACCAAGTCGGTGACGATTGCCCTGACGGCAATGGCTAATGGCAAGAAAATCTTCGGTCGGGCCATCGCGTCGGCGAAGCTGGCGTAG